A portion of the Haemophilus influenzae genome contains these proteins:
- the serA gene encoding phosphoglycerate dehydrogenase produces MTNKVSLDKSKIKFVLFEGVHQSALDTLHAAGYSNIDYYKKALDGDELKEAIKDAHFIGLRSRTHLTAEMIEAAPKLIAVGCFCIGTNQVDLNAAKARGIPVFNAPFSNTRSVAELVLGEILLLMRNVPQANAEVHRGVWNKSATGSYEVRGKKLGIIGYGHIGSQLSIIAESLGMDVYFYDIENKLPLGNAKQVRSLEELLSSCDVVSLHVPELPSTKNLMNATRIAQLKQGAILINAARGTVVDIDALAQALKDGKLQGAAIDVFPVEPASINEEFVSPLREFDNVILTPHIGGSTAEAQENIGFEVAGKFVKYSDNGSTLSSVNFPEVSLPEHEGTKRLLHIHENRPGILNKLNQIFVEANLNIAAQYLQTDPKIGYVVVDVETNDASPLLTKLKEIDGTIRARVLY; encoded by the coding sequence ATGACAAACAAAGTTTCACTCGACAAATCAAAAATTAAATTTGTATTGTTTGAAGGTGTGCATCAAAGCGCACTTGATACGCTCCACGCGGCAGGCTATAGCAATATTGATTACTATAAAAAAGCACTGGATGGCGATGAATTAAAAGAAGCCATTAAAGATGCACACTTTATTGGCTTGCGTTCTCGCACCCATTTAACCGCAGAAATGATTGAAGCTGCACCCAAATTAATCGCAGTTGGATGTTTCTGCATTGGTACAAATCAAGTGGATTTAAATGCGGCAAAAGCGCGTGGAATTCCTGTATTTAATGCCCCATTCTCAAACACTCGTTCCGTCGCAGAACTTGTATTAGGCGAGATTTTATTACTTATGCGTAATGTGCCACAGGCTAATGCCGAAGTACATCGTGGTGTTTGGAATAAATCCGCGACTGGCTCTTATGAAGTGCGGGGTAAAAAATTAGGCATTATTGGTTACGGCCACATTGGTTCACAATTAAGTATTATTGCCGAATCATTAGGCATGGATGTGTATTTCTATGATATTGAAAATAAACTTCCGCTCGGTAATGCAAAACAGGTTCGTAGCCTTGAAGAATTACTCAGTTCTTGCGATGTGGTTTCATTACATGTGCCAGAACTGCCATCTACCAAAAACTTAATGAACGCAACGCGTATCGCACAATTAAAACAAGGGGCAATTTTGATCAATGCTGCGCGTGGCACTGTGGTAGATATTGATGCTCTCGCTCAAGCCTTAAAAGACGGGAAACTTCAGGGTGCCGCAATTGATGTATTCCCCGTTGAACCTGCTTCAATTAATGAAGAATTTGTCTCGCCATTACGCGAATTTGATAATGTGATTTTAACGCCACATATTGGCGGCTCAACAGCGGAAGCACAAGAAAATATCGGTTTTGAAGTGGCAGGCAAATTTGTTAAATATTCAGATAATGGCTCAACCCTTTCTTCGGTAAACTTCCCAGAAGTCTCTTTACCAGAGCACGAGGGAACAAAACGCTTATTGCATATTCACGAAAATCGCCCTGGTATATTGAACAAACTGAACCAAATTTTCGTCGAAGCCAACCTCAATATTGCCGCACAATATTTACAAACTGACCCAAAAATTGGTTATGTTGTCGTTGATGTAGAAACGAATGATGCATCGCCATTACTGACAAAATTGAAGGAAATTGATGGCACAATTCGTGCGCGTGTACTTTACTAA
- the rpiA gene encoding ribose-5-phosphate isomerase RpiA, with protein MDQLEMKKLAAQAALEYVKADTIVGVGSGSTVNCFIEALGTIKNKIQGAVAASKASEELLRKQGIEVFNANDVSSLDIYVDGADEINPQKMMIKGGGAALTREKIVAALAKKFICIVDSSKQVDVLGSTFPLPVEVIPMARSQVGRKLVALGGAPEYREGVVTDNGNVILDVHNFSILNPVEMEKELNNVAGVVTNGIFALRGADVVIVGTPEGAKIID; from the coding sequence ATGGATCAATTAGAAATGAAAAAACTCGCCGCACAAGCTGCATTAGAATATGTAAAAGCTGACACAATTGTTGGCGTGGGCAGTGGCTCCACAGTGAACTGCTTTATTGAGGCTTTGGGTACAATCAAAAATAAAATTCAAGGCGCAGTTGCGGCTTCAAAAGCATCAGAAGAATTATTACGTAAACAAGGGATCGAAGTATTTAATGCAAATGATGTCTCTAGCTTAGATATTTATGTGGATGGTGCAGATGAAATCAATCCACAAAAAATGATGATTAAAGGCGGCGGTGCGGCACTCACTCGTGAAAAAATTGTCGCTGCATTAGCGAAAAAATTTATTTGTATTGTAGATTCTAGTAAACAAGTGGATGTGTTAGGTTCGACTTTCCCATTGCCAGTTGAAGTTATTCCAATGGCTCGTTCACAAGTGGGCAGAAAATTAGTCGCACTTGGTGGCGCACCTGAGTATCGTGAAGGCGTGGTTACAGATAATGGCAATGTGATTTTAGATGTACACAACTTCAGTATTTTAAATCCAGTTGAAATGGAAAAAGAATTAAACAATGTTGCAGGTGTCGTCACTAATGGGATATTCGCATTGCGTGGCGCAGATGTTGTAATCGTCGGCACGCCTGAAGGTGCCAAAATTATTGACTAA